A genomic segment from Oncorhynchus keta strain PuntledgeMale-10-30-2019 chromosome 7, Oket_V2, whole genome shotgun sequence encodes:
- the LOC118377265 gene encoding charged multivesicular body protein 2b — protein sequence MASLFKKKTVDDIIKEQTKELRGTQRQITRDRAALEKQEKQMEMEIKKMAKSGNREACKILAKQLVQLRKQKNRTYAVSSKVTSMSTQTKVMNSQMKMAGAMSTTAKTMQAVNKKMDPQKTLQTMQDFQKENMKMGMTEDMINDTLDEIFVESGDEEESQDIVNQVLDEIGIEISGKMVRAPAAGKSLPTASPKRKTQISDDEIERQLRALGVD from the exons ATGGCTTCTCTATTCAAGAAGAAGACAGTCGACG acataaTAAAGGAACAGACGAAGGAGCTTCGTGGTACTCAGAGACAGATCACGAGAGACAGAGCTGCTCTGGAGAAACAAGAGAAACAAATG GAGATGGAGATAAAGAAGATGGCTAAGTCTGGGAACCGGGAGGCGTGTAAGATCTTGGCCAAGCAGCTGGTCCAGCTGAGGAAGCAGAAGAACAGGACCTACGCCGTCAGTTCAAAGGTCACCTCCATGTCCACACAGACCAAGGTCATGAATTCTCAGATGAAGATGGCTGGAGCCATGTCCACTACGGCTAAG ACAATGCAGGCGGTGAACAAGAAGATGGATCCTCAGAAGACCCTCCAGACCATGCAGGACTTCCAGAAAGAGAACATGAAGATGGGCATGACTGAGGACATGA TCAACGATACGTTAGATGAGATATTTGTGGAATCAGGAGATGAGGAAGAATCTCAGGACATTGTGAACCAGGTTCTGGATGAGATCGGGATCGAGATCTCTGGAAAG atggTGAGAGCCCCAGCAGCAGGGAAGAGTCTCCCTACTGCTTCTCCTAAACGGAAAACGCAGATCTCTGACGACGAGATAGAGCGACAACTCCGAGCCCTGGGAGTGGACTAA